Below is a genomic region from bacterium.
CCCAGTTTCAGGTCGCCGATCGCCTCAAGAAGTTTTGCCAGCGTCTTGTTCCGTCTTTCGACCGTATTGCCCAGTTTATTGGAATTCACATCAAGATCATCAAACAAACCCTTGATATCACTTTCACTGTCAAATCCTTTTGCTGAGCTTTCAATATTACGGAAAACGGCAGCCAGCGTTTCATTGAGATTGGCATTGTTACGTGCCTTGGCGCGTACGTTGAAAAACAGCTCGCTTGGCAGGATATAAAATCCCTTTTCCTTCACAGTATCCGCGCGTCCGAATTCCGCTTTATCATCGGATAACTTTGCATAGTCAAAATCCTGATTGCCTGCGCGACTTTCGTCTTTATTGATGTAGGCGGTCAGATTTTCGCTGATGAAGCGATAAAAGAGCATGCCCAGTACATA
It encodes:
- a CDS encoding type I restriction-modification system subunit M N-terminal domain-containing protein is translated as MANNHNTTKEQERAELHRAIWQIANDLRGSVDGWDFKQYVLGMLFYRFISENLTAYINKDESRAGNQDFDYAKLSDDKAEFGRADTVKEKGFYILPSELFFNVRAKARNNANLNETLAAVFRNIESSAKGFDSESDIKGLFDDLDVNSNKLGNTVERRNKTLAKLLEAIGDLKLG